In Chloroflexota bacterium, a single genomic region encodes these proteins:
- a CDS encoding (d)CMP kinase has product MSPPRQAATSSLSVIAIDGPVASGKSTVGLRVAARLGYRFLDTGVMYRSVTLAALEREVSLEDAAALARVAETLPLRLGEIGPDGAPPHVYLDGRDITKALVAPAVDRAVSQVSAVPGVRKAMVEKQRRMAKAGRIVMIGRDIGTVVLPDAPLKFYLVASAEERARRRFEERRRRGERVDYQAVLDDLKRRDRLDSERATSPLKPASDASHLNTDGLSIDQVVDAICALAVRP; this is encoded by the coding sequence ATGTCTCCCCCTCGCCAGGCCGCTACATCGTCCCTCTCCGTCATCGCCATAGACGGCCCCGTCGCCTCCGGTAAATCCACCGTCGGCCTGCGCGTCGCCGCCCGCCTCGGCTACCGATTCCTGGATACCGGCGTCATGTACCGCTCCGTCACCCTCGCGGCGCTGGAGCGCGAAGTATCCCTGGAGGATGCGGCGGCATTGGCCCGCGTCGCCGAAACACTGCCCCTGCGCCTGGGCGAGATCGGCCCGGATGGAGCGCCGCCTCATGTTTATCTCGATGGCCGTGATATCACTAAAGCCCTTGTCGCCCCCGCCGTAGACCGCGCCGTCTCCCAAGTCTCCGCCGTTCCCGGCGTGCGAAAGGCCATGGTCGAAAAGCAGCGCCGGATGGCGAAGGCCGGCCGCATCGTCATGATCGGCCGCGATATCGGCACCGTCGTCCTCCCGGATGCGCCGCTCAAGTTCTACCTCGTCGCCTCCGCCGAAGAGCGCGCCCGGCGTCGCTTCGAGGAGCGCCGCCGGCGCGGCGAGCGCGTGGACTATCAAGCCGTCCTGGACGACCTCAAACGCCGCGATAGGCTCGATAGCGAACGCGCCACATCCCCCCTCAAGCCCGCCTCTGACGCCAGCCACCTCAACACCGATGGACTCTCCATTGACCAAGTCGTGGACGCCATCTGCGCCCTGGCGGTCCGTCCATGA
- a CDS encoding 1-acyl-sn-glycerol-3-phosphate acyltransferase, whose translation MKRFYVPPYYRSFLIMVRTLLFCFARFSITGKENVPPRGPLIVVANHISNYDPHVIGTAIPRRVRTVAKVELFRHPLTALIVRGCDAIPVNREGIAKSTLEEIVATLARDGAVGMFPEGSRSKSGLARPKPGVAAVAIRTGAPILPVAITGTNKIKSPLSLLKRHRIQVTIGQAFTLPQLEGNLGKAQVTALSDMIMERIAALLPPENRGAYPLSSGKQP comes from the coding sequence ATGAAGCGCTTCTACGTGCCCCCTTACTATCGCTCGTTTCTGATAATGGTCCGCACCCTTCTCTTCTGCTTCGCCCGCTTCAGCATCACCGGCAAGGAGAACGTCCCGCCGCGCGGCCCCCTCATCGTCGTCGCCAACCACATCAGCAACTACGATCCGCATGTCATCGGCACGGCGATCCCCCGGCGCGTCAGGACCGTCGCGAAGGTGGAGCTCTTTCGCCACCCCCTCACGGCCCTCATCGTGCGCGGCTGCGACGCCATTCCCGTAAACAGGGAAGGCATCGCCAAAAGCACGCTCGAGGAAATCGTCGCCACCCTGGCCCGTGATGGCGCGGTCGGCATGTTCCCGGAGGGTAGCCGCTCCAAAAGCGGGCTGGCCCGCCCCAAACCCGGCGTTGCCGCCGTGGCAATCAGGACAGGCGCGCCGATCCTCCCCGTCGCCATCACCGGCACCAACAAGATCAAGTCCCCTCTAAGCCTGCTCAAGCGCCACAGGATACAGGTCACCATCGGCCAAGCCTTCACCCTCCCGCAACTGGAAGGGAACCTCGGGAAAGCCCAGGTCACAGCCCTCTCCGATATGATCATGGAGCGCATCGCGGCCCTTCTCCCTCCTGAGAATCGGGGCGCATACCCCCTTTCTTCCGGCAAGCAGCCCTGA